ACTCTGAATATTTTGGCCTTGCCTTTCACCCTGTGATTCTAAAGCAACTTACAAAGATGGAATTTTAATTGTAATTATTTATTGATTTGGAATTTTACCATAAAATCATGGACTATTTGAGATTTTACTTAATTATGCAGCTCTGTTCCCAAGTATTGCATTCAATATTCACACTACACACTGTGAGCAAAATTAATCCTTAGTGTCATTTGCATGAAGGATGGAATTTGGGCCCACTATGTATTGTAGTTGAGAAGAATGAGCTCTAATATCTGGAAAAATAACTGTCCAGACTGGACTCTTTGAATGAGCTGATTAGTGGTTTGGAGTTTTTGCTAATGATTCAGCAGATGCtctgatttaaataatatttaaaatgatctaatccaggggttcccaaactgctgGCTGAAGAATATTTGCTGATGATTCTCAAACATCTGATTGgccacatggtgctggctctccTTGTTtccaactgctgctgcagatgtCCACACTCTTCACTACAATTAAAAGCCACCTGTAAATGAAACTGGAAACAAGGAAGAAATATTAGACTAGCCACTTCTGTTGGGAGCAACTATTACATAAATAGAGAATGAGAGGAAATGAGCACTACCTCTCAGGGACTGGAGACATCAGTGGGATTAGAGTTGCAATCCATATGGCAGTTAGGTAATATTTTCAGGAGAGCTAGGTGAAAAGAAGTTGGTGGCTGGGCTGCAtagtcagggagcagggaaccAACTGTTAGGGAACCTGATgtagagggaaagaaaagggtCTAGACAGCAGAGCAGACTGTGTCAGcgagagagattaataaaaaaTATGGGAGGAGCTGATAAAATTAAGAGTAAAAGCAGGTGGTGGGTTTGattctgtttttcaaaagaaaaaaaattgcatcagTTAAACATCCACCGATACTTTCCAGATATGACTTTTTCATAAGCAATTGCCATAGTCCCTGCAGAGACTGTATGTGATAATaaatgggagaggaggtggtCTGCGCTATGAGTAATAGGAAAGGAGGTGTTAATGAGACACTCTCTGTGTTAAAATGTATTCCACagtatgaaaatgtttgagagcCCCTGATCCAACCTAGGATTTTATAGCACTTGTCATCCTCGCATGGGTTATTACATTGAATGTTACATTCTCTGCTACAGTGTGATTATTGTTTCAGCCTACCTGTGCCATTTATAACCATTTCCAATCAGGGTAGTTCTAGTGTCCTGTTATTGGAGGGGCAAATGAgtattttggggcccctgaataTCGCTATTTACCAAACAACCTTCCAGGAGTAATTACACCCTTAGAAATTCTTGgactcttaaaaataaattgtggcTACCCAGTCGGTatttttctgtgattctataagttATCTAACAAATTAAATCTCTCCAATCTGCTCATTGCTTAACGTTGTACAGTATAAATTTGTACATATTTTGGCTTTTCTGACGATAGGGGGGGCTTGGAAATCATTGGGGGAGGCAAATGTTCTCTCCCCCGGGGGCGCCCGGCGTGCTTCCCACCCTCCTGTCCCCAGTTTTGTATGTGGATGCTGGCCCTTATGCAATACTGCATCTGGGACGAAATGATGGCacagcaaacaaaccaaccaatcaAAAAACAAGCCCAGCAGAGGCGCTCTATCCTTAAGGCCTCCTCTGCTCTGGTTTAAAGCCTCTGGTGCTTGGTGTAGAGGCCCCTCCCTCGctgtttttcccttcctcccccgtGGAGCGAAGATGTCAGCagcctgcagtggctggaggtgcctggggcagctcccGTGGAGGCTCAGGGCTGCTGGCCAGGCGGCTGGGGTGGGGCTCCTGCGGGCACAGAGCAGGGGGTACTGTATCCCCTTTGGGACAGGACGCTATGCAGGGGCCCGGGCACTGAAGGGCAGCCGCATGCTGGTGGGGGCTGTTTTTGCCCTGGGGGGCACCGTTGGCCTCTTCCAGACTCTCCAGTATCCCCTGAAGGCCCAGGAGCACCTTGCAGAGCAGCAGGCAGCCAAGGtaaccccctgcctcccccctttTAAGAATACTGCTGGAAATCCAGGAGCCCTTTGCAATCCCTAAGGAACACCGGGCCCTATGGTGCTGCTTTCCCATCTCCCGCTTACAGATGATTCTGAGATCTTCCTGTGTAATCTGGGTTTTATACTGCCTCCCAAATATCTTTTTGGGGTGCACACTGAGATTTTGGCTCCCATCCTTAATGAAATCTTAAGAGGGTGTGATGGCAGGAAGAACCTTGAAAATGGTTTCTTCCTCACTCAGTCACAGATTTCTTCTCCTATATGACATttctatttttgttcattttctgaTAGTATTTTCCCTCTAATGTCCTGTAGCTGATTCTGCAGATGGGAAGGCTATAAAGATCTCAAATGATCTGTGTCTGCTTTCTCTATTTACTGTCTCTGcaaatccttttgtagctttcCCTGGATAGGCtaattgctattttaaaaacaatcagcTAATTAATGTTTTCCATGCTTATGGATGAATGGCATGCTAAATGATATAGAATATACAAGTGATGCCATCAGGTTACAATATCCTAAACAAATAATGTCTATCAATTTTACTAATAACTATTGTGTATTAAAACTAAACACTTAAactagaccctgatcctgcaagacaTATGCACATACCTAACTTTTGGCAGTGGAAAGAAAATAGTcttgtttgtttcaattttgattttAGTCTGGTCACTTTCTGATTCTCATACACTAGCATAATGTTGCAGTATTTGAGGGTGGCAAACCCTTCAAGAAAAGGTTTAAATACACATAGCAGACTTTTTCTGTTGATCGAAACGCACACATCCTTAATATTAGATGTTGTTAGGAAACAACATTTAAAGTATTAAAATCTAGGCCTAAACTACCCAACTATAAAAATTGAGTAAATATAAAAACTGCTTTttgattaataaaaagaaaagtagtTGTCAAGTGACAGGGAAAACAACAATTCTGTATGCTTACACAGGGCTTTTCAACTAATGACTTCCCACAAATACCCTGAGGTATTATGGAAGTGAGAAACAAGGTAAAACAGTGGCATGTGTTTTATAATGTATGACTAATAAGCAAGGCACATTAAATGTCTGTGTAATTGCATTGTGCCTAATACTGATGCTTTTATTCCTTGTGCACCCAGCATTCTCAGTGAAGATATGGTGTGCAAACAATGCAAGATCAGGTTCTGTGTTTATATGTTCTCAACCAATACCTTGCAACCGCTgttaccccccaaaaaaaagtcaTTGCTTCCTGGCACGTCactgatgtttttgttttaatgtcaaatgtagggttttatactgctgcccattgctgtagtatttgagcatcttccatgtaaaatagataaaaatagcaaAGTCTCTAGTGGACTTAATGGAATCTCTGACACCTCTCCTTTGCAGCATAAAAACTCTGCTTGGGGGATGGGTTTTgattttaatggattttattaCTTtaagggtgtgggtttttttgtttttgtttttaaagttgatTTGTTTAATTTTCTCAGGCTGgatggtttgatttttttgtgtAGAAAGGAATGTTGTGAATGTCATTCTTATGACAGCTTGGTCCCTAACCTATAGGATTCAATTGGCAAaaccatatacacctctaccccgatataacactgtcctcgggagccaaaaaatcttaccacgttttAGGTGAAATCATGTTattttgaacttgctttgatccactggagtgtgcagccccgccaccctggagcactgctttactgcgttatatccgaatttgtgttatatcggggtagaggtatattcaTAAGAGATTGGAGTTACTACAAAGGGATAAGGGAATATTTAGAAAATTAGATATTCATTAtacaaaaaagttaaatatttataatgtCATTGGAAGAAAATGCTGGTTAACCAGGGATGTGAGCTTTGATTTGGGTGACCAGATTATGATCTGAACACCCAATATCAGcaacagcaatttaaaataaaaataaatcgaTCAGGGGAGAAGGTGATATTTGAGTTGAACATACAAACTTCTGGCATTTTCCTTCCTCAGCTCCCCGCAGGTAGCCTGCAGTTGACCCTGTACCAATACAaaacctgccccttctgcagtaAGGTGCGAGCCTTCCTTGATTACCATGGGGTGCCTTATGAAGTTGTGGAGGTGAACCCGGTAATGAGGAAGGAGATCAAATTCTCCTCCTACAGAAAGGTGCCCATACTTTTAGCCAACACTGGAAACACTCTGGTGAGTCTCTGCTTCTCAAATAACCGTGGTTCTTGGGTTTACATCTAGCACTGGGTCACTAGCCAAGTGGAGGTGTAGCCTGTAGATTGATACTATATTTCCAAGGGTGCTTAGCATCCTGTTTCTCATTTTATGGCTGTATACTTAGCTACCTCTTCCTTAGCCTCACTCTTACTGTATtttgctgagcactcacaatgcCCAATGTTCCCTAGCAGTGACAAGCCATGCTGCTGCTAGGGAGTTTGGGAAAGGGTGACTTCAAAGTCCACTGATCTTATTCTTCCCACCCCCTTGCAGGACTAAAACAGTttgcacagaagtcagtgggaggtaCTTGTACTCTATGGGGGAAGAATTAAGACCCAAGGACAAGTGTTTTAACCATATATTTTCTTACCATGCTGGTTTGCCCCCTGGAATGCCAATGACTCAAACTGAAACCCACTTTGGTTTCTGCTGTTGGCCTGTCTAAAACAAGCGGAAGAATAGATACAATATATGGCTATAGTATAGCGGATTTGCCTATGGAAATAAACCAAAGTTTAGGGAAGAAGGGACTTGGGGACTACTTAAACCCCAAAAGATTCAGTTGGCAGAGCTTGTTATGAGCTCCTCCTCCTTAGTTCCATCAACTTAtctttttaagtttatttttattctgttttgcaGCAACTGAATGACTCTTCAGTGATCATCAGTGCAATAAAGACCTATCTCGTTTCCAAGTAAGGGAACTggagtgagagagtgagagagtgagagagtgagagagagagagagagtgtgtgtgtgagagggcgTGCTCAGGTGTTTTTTAATTCAGAATTCTGCCTTTGCACAAAGAAGATTTAAAAGTTAGTCCACAAATTTAAATTAGTTAAATCTTCctctgactttttgtttttgttttgttggccaTTCAGAATATCTGGAAATAAATCAACTTGCTGCTCTTGTAGCCTGCTCTTTAGATCCAGGTTACAAAGAGCTTGAGTAAAGAATGGAGATGGAGGGGATCTTATACCTGGGACAACTTGTACTTTTattcctctctcctctttcctccccccccctccccccttataGAGAACATCAGTATATAGAAATTTAACCATAAAAGACATTGCTAGCTGCAGCTGACTATTCAGTCTGGTTAATACTTACCATaggttattttaaattaaacttacgtgtattcattctctctctctctctctctctctctctcattggttTCAGCTGTTTCATAGTAGTGGATTTTAACGTATGTGGCTTCAGTGTGTTTTTACTCCTTTCTTTTCATATACATTAAGTGCATTTTCCTCTTAGTCTTGCATCCATGCACACACTGCAATCTTTCTACGTTACATTACAGTAAAGATGTATCTGGGATAATAATGTGTATAATGTGCATGTATAGAGTCAATTTTCAGACTGAAACGTCTCTAAAAATGATACGTTTATGTTCTATCAATGATTCCAGATCAAATTTGCTCAGATCTGGAAAATCAAAGGATGCTGAAAGGGGGGAAGGTGAGACTTTAAAGTCCACTGGCATTATTGCTCCCACCCCCATGTAGGATTCAAACTATCtgtactgaagccagtggaaattaCTTGTACGCTGTGGGGGAAGAATTACAACCAAAGGAGAtgtattttaattgtatatttaTTCACTATGCtggtttgtttattattttatttccccCTAACGGCCAATCGCATCCTGAGATCTAGAAATGTAGCCATAATCTTTCTTTCTCATACATTATCAACGGTAATAGAATATTCTCCATTGGAATCTGGTTTCCTTATGGTGCCTTAAGCTCTGTTTGCTCTTCCCACAGCTGTATCAACTCCACAGTGCCATTaaaatcagcaatttttttttacagtcactgttGTGACTAACCACTTCAGGATGGAGAGGAATTCTGAAAGAAGAGCTGTAGACTACACTTAGATTTACAGCCCTTGAGCTGCCTCATTATGGAAGTCTCTGTCGTTAGAGCAGCCAGTGTTTTTGTTGTGCTAATAAGAGGACTCATAGCAAGTGTTTTTTGGTAACACATGGAGAGGGACATGCAGATTCTGACTGTGTTTCTGCCCTCAGGAAGAAGAGTTTAGAAGAGATCGTGTCATTTTATCCTCCTATGAAAGCTGTGAATGAGCAGGGAAAGGAGGTGACGGAGTATGGGAACAAATACTGGCTCATGCTGGATGAAATGGAGACCCAGCATGTGTACCCCATCAAAGAAGCTCAGGTGTAAGCATTTCATGTGCTAGGGGGGCTCGGAGTTGGTTTCACAGCATCCCTCCTATATCATCTTGGAGAACACAAACAGAATCTTCCTAGTGCTGCTGTTGACATGATACACATCAGACACCCCTTAAATAACTGGAATGGTTttgtttcaattaatttatttgtttaacTTGCAAAATGTAATACTTCCTATGTGAAATCCCCCCCACTTTGGTGTACTCTGAGCCTCAACCACTGCACCAATTTcctcctttgctttctctccaccCTGCCTTCTTCCCAGAGAGGGATGTCCCTTTGGTCTCCTGAGTCAGCCAGAGGGGTCACTTGGGATTGATTTATGTTGAGGAAAACCCATGATGGGACACTTGTTCCTCATGGGCCATCAGCCTGCTTGCAATAATAGAAAGAGAATCTAGAGCTTTAGTTTGTCTCACCCAGCTGGAGTTTGGCGTTAGAGCAGCTGAGTGGGGGAGATTCCTCCTGACAACAGTTCAGGGATATTACCAGTGGAGCAGACTGGATGGGAACTATGTTGCACTCTCCTCCTTTGCAGAAGCTCCAGCTACAATTATTCTGATATCAgctgcatcctcctcctctgaTTCAATGTTTCTAATTTGTTCACTTAAACTACTTTCTTGGATGTCTACAGGGAGGAAATGAAGTGGCGAAAATGGGCAGATGACTGGCTTGTTCACCTCATCTCCCCCAATGTTTACCGCACACCCAGGGAAGCCCTGGCTTCTTTCGATTACATTGTCCATGAGGGCAATTTTGGCACCGTGGAAGGCTTTTTTGCCAAGTACGTGGGGGCCGTTGCCATGTTCTTCATCAGCAAGAGGCTGAAGAGCAGGTTGGTACCACTGACCCAGTCACACAGCGAGGGAATGTCTTTGTTCCATTGTTTTTTAACTACCCTTAGCCATGAACTTCAAACAGTAAAACTCTGTATCTCAAACACATTTAAAAGGCATTTTCCTTGCAAATAAAATGCAATTCTGTTCTAAGGATCAGTTTGGATACTCCTCCCATTCTCATCATTGTATCTGAATGATTGCCATATGTGGAACCATAATAATTTTCAAATCAGACATGCAGAGGCAAAATCTCCATTTCTGTAAggacatatttttaatttaacattcgCTCCAAGGCAGGTCACTTCAGTTATTACAGTTTATGGGAGCACCAGTTATGTTCTTGTATGCCATTCAGTGGTGCAAAATCCTTTCCTACCTTTGAAAACGTGAGAGGAATTTATACTCGTTTGATCTGCGCAACTTAAATCTCCATTGATCAGAACAATCAGAAACTGGCTTTTGGGAAGTAATATTTTATTCCCATGAACTGAATGATCACTACAAGTGGAACTAGTTCCACGGTAGCCACACCATTTGAGTGGGCCAGGGGCTCTTTCCTTTTTAGATCTCTGCTGTCTTTCCAATACAAGTGCCTATTTTAACCAAGGAATGGTCAAGACTTGACTTGTTTAGTGTGACACACAGAGTTAGTGACTGAGAGAGAATTGCTGTCCATGATTCTAGAATTCTGGTCctttgctttaaccactagagCAAATAGCTCCTTAACCACTTAATCAACTTTAAGTATTTATGGACTTCTTTGAGCCCTCTGACCCTCTGAATGAAAGATGTTTACGCACACAAATTACTTCATAGTCTTCTTTAAAAATACCCAAGTCTTTCCATTCACTCTGAAATGCATTCCCTGTCCCCAGCCATATATCAATCCATGGGAAGAATAATCGGAGGAGAAGATTAGAGATAAATGAACCAGTTAGAGGATGCTATATTTTCTCTTAATATAGGCACCATCTCCAGGATAATGTCCGAGAAGATTTGTACAAAGCAGCCAATGACTGGGTAAAAGCTGTTGGCAAACACAGACCATTCATGGGTGGCAGCCAGCCGAATCTCGCTGACTTGGTAATGGTCAAGACCCTTGGTCTCTGTATTTAAATTATCATCTATCATGCACATAGTGTGATATAGATGTGACTATGATTATGTATAAAATATGGCTATGTCCTCTTGGTCTGTATATTAGATATATCATTTGAGTGTCTTATATGGGAGGTGAGAGTTTTGTTGTCAAATAGTGTGTTACAGGTGAGGGGTGAGTATGTTTACTCCATTGCACAATAAGGCTGTGTGCATAGAAGGCCTGCTAACCAATCGCCTTTTCACTGGGAAATATACTCCAAGCACATACCTTACAAACATCATGAATTCCCAGAGTAGGGGATTATCCGTCAAGCTGAAGTAATGACAAAAGGAGTTTACAAACTAGGTTTCCATGTATGCAACTGGAGATGAgccctgttgacatcagtggacaGGGTCATGAGGTTGGCATGCATAGACAGACTTTGGGATTTGAGCCTCAAACCATTTCCTGCATCATTATCTCTCactgaataaaacaaaaaccactatcatttttgttttattctgaagCAATGTCTCCATAGAGAGTTTATATGGAGCTGGATATTGTACCAATCTTATAATCACTTTTCATTTACTCCATCTCCCAAAAATCTTGCCCATTTTGTTAGGCAATTCCTACTTATCCATCTAATGTCTGTGACTGTCTCAATAATCTCTGCTAATAACATGGATGGAATAGGTGATAAGGAAGGGAGTAAAGTTTTGGAACACTTAAATCTGAAGTCACCTCCATTCCAGATTTAGAGTTAATGTTATCTATACTAATTCCAAACTGTCTCTCCTCTCTTGGCACAGGCAGTGTATGGGGTCCTCCGAGTCATGGAAGGGCTGGAAGCCTATGATGACATGATGACTCATACCAAAGTTCAACCTTGGTACCATCGCATGGAAAAGGCTATTGGAGAGGCAGAAATTGTGAACTGGCAACTGCTGCAGCCGCCTTACTAAAATCCTTgcacagaaaacattaaaaaggaaagacctctattttaaaaataaaatgcactggCCCCTCCCTCTGGACTGAGGTGCAAGCATGCAAATTGTTCAGCTTAAAGCTAATAAGAGGTTTTGTGAGACTAAGAGAGCAGGAGGGGACAGGTGTGCACAGCAAAGTACATATGAAGTTTAGAATAATAGGAGCATTTAAAAGATGCTGACCTGGGACCTCATTGGAGTGGAGGGTAAGTTCTGATTTAAACAGCAGGATGCAGCAAATTTGCTTTCTCTTGGTGAGCCCCATACTAAGAATGTCGTAAAAAGAAACCACTATACTGGCTAGTGGACCCTGGAGCAAAAGCAAATATTTGAGGTCTGTCCAGGATTGACTTCAGGCTGTATCTCCATTTGTCCAAGTTGTCCTGAGTGTCTTCCTGACTATTTGAGGTACTGTGTAACTCTTAAGTGGCCTTAAGATTTGACCTGGAATAGCATCCTCTAAGTACAGTGCTGAGGGCAATGGGGGAATCAGCAGCACTGAGGAAGGAATTCCTTTGCATGGTGGAAAAGATCCTGCTGTGTGCAGGCCATGTGCTTCCAGTCTTCAGGGTGATCTCCATTTAAACTGTTATTTCAACAGCTGATTCTGGATTGTTAGTGACAATACAGGCTTGGTTCTCTTTCTATGCGGTATATGGCATCTAGGATTTCTTATCTACCAGTAgatagagagccagagagcacaatGTAGGCTGAAGAAAGAATTATTGCAAAATGATTTGAAAAAAACTTCCTATTATGAATTATATGAAAAGTGTTCCTGGAAATACTCCATATGATCAGTTGTTATTGAGTGAGTGTTAGTGAATTCTGCAGTCCTCTGTGGCTCTCTAGATGCTTCTGTAATGCAAAAGCACCAAAGGCTTTGCTGTGTGGATGTGGGAGCCATTGCTGTAGGCTACATTGTACAGTGTGAACTTATTGGAACTAGTATTTCCTCACTGAGCTCTGGCCAGTCCTAGCGCAGTGCAGAAATGCCAGTTGGTACCTGTCTTGGTGAGCTAAGATGCAGGGAATCCTTTCACTTCTAGCTATAGGCCAGAGGGTGAGAGATCCTCTGAGTGGTCCAAGGTTTTAATTTCCCTGTTATCTACTTGTAACAATCCTGTTCATGGCATCGTAGGCACTTTTCAAGGAAACTGGTTATCTGGGAAAGCGAGGGTGTAGATGACATCTGTCATCAATGCAGAAACTTATACTTTGTGTTAGCAGAAGACTGCTTTTCACTATCAGTCATAAGGATCAGTGTGTGATACAGGTGTGTTTTATTGTCCAGAACCTACTGTACCTATGGATACTTCAGAAGGAAAATGAGGTGCAAATTCTAGTGTGGACTAGATGAGTAGTAGTGGGAGAGGAAGAGtatttgcaataaaaacaaaCTGCTGCTACGCTCTCtgactacatttatttaagcacttCTGCACCTAGCTATCTTTAAGTACAGCTACAACATCGTTCAACCATATAATGTTTCAGTGTTAAAAattacaaatgatttttttattcactgtttgAGCATGTGTAGATATGAAGGGGAGATAGATTagatcaattaattttttttaattaaaaaaaaaaaaaaagctctgaaGTAGTTAaccagaaaaatatttaacaattgtCCATCCTCCCTGAGATCTAGGGGGCCGGGGAGATCTAGGGGGCCCTGTTGTGACAGATGTGTAAATGAGCCCTCACTGCTTCAGAATGTCCCTGGGGCCTTGGAAGAAGAATTTGTCCCCAGGCTGAGCAAGTTACCTCAGCTGCTCGCCTGGGGCCCCAATCCGATTCCGATACCCACCCTGTGCGATTGCCTGGAGTGAGGCTTCATCTGACCAGTTTTTAAGGGGGATGTTGCGGCCTCTCTAAAGTGGGGTTGGTTAGTTGAATCTCTGCCAGAGCTGACTAGGTGATTCAGGGCCCCGCCTCCCACTCTTCTTCCCCCACGCCCCTCCCTCCTCGGGCCCTGATTCAGCCCCCATCTCAGCGCAGCCTTGCCCCGCGCGCCCAACTCCCCCACGCCGCCCGCCTGTTGCCCGGCGTTACCATAGTGACACGTCCCGGCTCGCCCAAAGGGGGCGGGCTCTTGTGACGCCGCGACGGGCCTTGGAAGCTAATCGCGGCGGCGAGCCGGGGTCACGGGGGGTTTGAATCGCCCAATGGGGGAGCTGCGGGCAGCGTCCCAGAAGCGGACCCGGAagttcggcggcgggtcccgctgctgctgctgcttgtcctgcccctgctgctgccccctgccccgtcCGCCCTCGCCCCGGACCAGGGGTCTCCatggcagcaacagcagcagctaccGCCGCCTCGCCGCCAATTTCGAGGAGATCCTGAGGCGGCGGCTCCGAGCCCGGCTCGGCCCTGCATGGTAAGGGGGGCTGGGGAGCCGGGAGGAGGGCGCTGGCTGAAGTGGGATCCCGGGGTCCCCGAGCCCCCCCGGTCTGCTGGGGTAGTGTGGACTGGCCAGGGGCACGGGGTCCCCGCAGCCCGTGCGCTGCAGCGGGCGGCTGCTGCTCTTTCACATCTGCCTCTCAGGTATGAGTTTCTGTGGTGTCTGGGACGCGCCCTTTGCCTTGTGACTCGTCCATCCCGTCCTAAGGGCTCCCAGAAATGAGCCAGTCCCCATCCGCCTCTGAGATCAGGAGACTGGCTTAACAGTCAGGAAGCTTTTACAGTATTTTTTCAGGCTTCAGCGTTGCCGGTTTGttgttgtgtttgtgttttttggttggtttgtttgtttttgagcctttaggggtcatgttttcaagccttTTTCTGCAACCGTGAGGGCTAGATAAActcacgtttaaaaaaaaaaaatattgcgaAATAAAATGACTCCAGAAACTGGGGCTTTAGAAACGAAATGATGTGAGGTAAAGTAACAAGAGTTAGTGATTGCTGTTGGACAAGGAAAGCTACTTTATTCTTCTAAAATATCTCTTCTTGCTGGCGAAAACAAAATGTGCTGGCTCTAATGAGACTGTTTAATATTGCTCTTAGTCTTTCAAGGTTCAGCTTTGAATTCCCTCATTCTTTTGCACTGTAGTTGATGTAGGTTTTCTGCCGATTAATAGGGTTTATTTACTTATCAAGAATGAGATAACCAAACAAACCAACAGTATTTACAGTCATTTATCTAACAAGAAGCTGGAGAAAGTCTCTCCCTTCAGCAAACTCTATCTCAGTTTCTAAATACACATCTTCCCAGCCTGGGGgtattctttctttccttcccccacccccccataaaatatttttgctagACCTGTTCtggtgtgttgtgtttttttttttgtttgtttttttttacttttcaacaGACACTTTCACTCTGCAAACTTAATCATTTTCATGAGCctgaaaaatctcagcctctTCAGAACGATGATGGCAATCTTACTAATGTTAATTTATCTTTGGTGATCATTGGGCATTTGGACTCTGCTTGACGTTTAGCTAATAGGTTTGGATATTACCGCATTTATCCTGAAAGATTCTATGATGTCAATTATACCGAACTGTTGCTAAAACTATTTTTAGGGTTCATCTGCATGGGAAAATGTGTTGGCATAACTATAAcagtataattatttttatatatataaactgtAGCACTATATTTATATTGATGTAACTTCCTAAGTAGATGCTCTTATTTTGTAATATGAGTGTCCtcttttttggtttagtttatgtTGCTTCCAAATTATCATCTTAACCCATAATAAACATCATCTATTAAGAATAACTATCTAGCCTCTTTCCGCAGATCTATAAGAACCTTTGTTAATTTACTGCTCTTTTTACTACCATTTATCCATGTAGTCCTTGCTTCTTGCTGCTCTTTCCCACCAAATTGCAATAATGAGCACAAAGGGTCAATAGTGTGATGCATTTTGTCTATTGCTGTTTGTAATGATTATTTTGCTTatatgaaactgttttataacatttgaaaatctgttgTTGTTATGAGGATTTAGACAGTAGGAAGTATTGGTTTGTAGCAGTTCCTGGGACAGCAGTAGTGAAAATTGGGCAGGTGTAGCAAGATGATGATCAGAATGATTTGAGTTGAAGATCTAATAGTTTGTGACATGCCAGGGCtagaaacattttggaaaaagaaaGCACATATTGTTTTCAGGATCGGGAACATCTGGTAAGCACTGGTCTCAAACCACTGTTCAGAAAGAATAAAAACTTTCT
This genomic window from Chelonoidis abingdonii isolate Lonesome George chromosome 24, CheloAbing_2.0, whole genome shotgun sequence contains:
- the PTGES2 gene encoding prostaglandin E synthase 2, coding for MSAACSGWRCLGQLPWRLRAAGQAAGVGLLRAQSRGYCIPFGTGRYAGARALKGSRMLVGAVFALGGTVGLFQTLQYPLKAQEHLAEQQAAKLPAGSLQLTLYQYKTCPFCSKVRAFLDYHGVPYEVVEVNPVMRKEIKFSSYRKVPILLANTGNTLQLNDSSVIISAIKTYLVSKKKSLEEIVSFYPPMKAVNEQGKEVTEYGNKYWLMLDEMETQHVYPIKEAQVEEMKWRKWADDWLVHLISPNVYRTPREALASFDYIVHEGNFGTVEGFFAKYVGAVAMFFISKRLKSRHHLQDNVREDLYKAANDWVKAVGKHRPFMGGSQPNLADLAVYGVLRVMEGLEAYDDMMTHTKVQPWYHRMEKAIGEAEIVNWQLLQPPY